In Streptomyces sp. P3, one DNA window encodes the following:
- a CDS encoding O-methyltransferase, producing MSESQVWDAVDAYFTGRLAPDDEVMAAALRDSEAAGLPHISVTANQGKLLQLLAEVQGARQILEIGTLGGYSTIWLARALPADGRLISLEYDPRHAEVAVRNIARAGLDKVVEVRVGAALESLPRLADENPPPFDLVFIDADKGNNVHYLEWALRLTSAGSLIVVDNVVRGGRVADAHSDAEDVRGSRGAVELIGSHPRLSGTAIQTVGAKGYDGFALARVLA from the coding sequence ATGAGCGAGTCGCAGGTCTGGGACGCCGTCGACGCCTACTTCACCGGCCGTCTCGCCCCGGACGACGAGGTGATGGCGGCCGCGCTGCGGGACAGCGAGGCCGCCGGGCTGCCGCACATCAGCGTGACGGCGAACCAGGGCAAGCTGCTGCAGCTCCTCGCCGAGGTGCAGGGGGCCCGGCAGATCCTGGAGATCGGCACGCTGGGCGGCTACAGCACGATCTGGCTGGCCCGCGCGCTGCCCGCCGACGGCCGGCTGATCTCCCTGGAGTACGACCCCCGGCACGCGGAGGTCGCCGTCCGCAACATCGCCCGCGCGGGCCTCGACAAGGTGGTCGAGGTGCGGGTCGGCGCGGCGCTGGAGTCGCTGCCGCGGCTGGCGGACGAGAACCCGCCCCCCTTCGACCTGGTCTTCATCGACGCCGACAAGGGCAACAACGTGCACTATCTGGAGTGGGCGCTGAGGCTCACCAGCGCGGGCAGTCTGATCGTCGTCGACAACGTCGTCCGCGGCGGCCGGGTCGCCGACGCGCACAGCGACGCGGAGGACGTGCGCGGCAGCCGCGGCGCGGTCGAGCTGATCGGCTCGCATCCGCGGCTGAGCGGCACGGCGATCCAGACGGTTGGAGCGAAGGGCTACGACGGTTTCGCGCTGGCGCGCGTCCTCGCGTAG
- a CDS encoding bifunctional glycosyltransferase 87/phosphatase PAP2 family protein, whose translation MANAEHSGRTAEPFLPGAGSTDPAGARLRAARLGLWLVAALLAVRQVAAVLGTPRGERLTDLGTWVGPDGVLHVNGSLYDSARFTGTPFGGLVLKPLTRAAEQALGWGWTFGTLLLVAALGVIAARNLPRPLGRRTSLLAAPVATSLLMLSLPVRNAFWLGQTGIITVLLVALGCFVARDWRTAGVLIGVAAALQPAVLLFAALLWFTGRRRAAAASGAAFAGLTLLTWAAMPRDSYIYWVHHMAGAGLGGEADALANQSLHGALLRLGLAGPLEIGLFLSLGAAVAVLGVRRAVRYARDGQLLLAVAVTGCAAIAVSPTTWQHQLLWVLPAVVGRVGRRAADRYVWPVAVIVVMTLPGAMLLPHMAALFPLRDNAVLLAAVAAATVVPFLSRTSPRYRTPIPAEQTPPVPARLGRVPLLPFLERVLTRPNLLLELLLIRVTYAAYQRVRLAATGGTNSGGRARAETHGQQILDIERFLHLDVERAVNHWVTGVGWLRDFFDFYYTSFHFVVPLTLLAVLYVRRPADYRWARASLGFATLLALVGFWLYPLAPPRLMPGLGVIDTVHGVQDFSKPDYGTLTALTNQYAAMPSLHFGWSLWCGLVIAIVARRRWVKALGLLHPLLTVSSIVTTGNHWVLDAAGGATVVLAGFALSYLLMGPRAQAATAATAAATARTAMTGSAAEAEVGSEAEVGSEVEAEAAARGRRAAEPVRVSRKDPAPR comes from the coding sequence GTGGCGAATGCGGAACACAGCGGGCGGACGGCGGAACCCTTCCTCCCAGGGGCCGGCAGCACCGACCCGGCCGGGGCGCGGCTGCGCGCGGCCCGCCTCGGCCTCTGGCTGGTGGCGGCCCTCCTCGCCGTACGCCAGGTGGCCGCCGTCCTCGGCACCCCGCGCGGGGAACGGCTGACGGACCTCGGGACCTGGGTCGGACCCGACGGCGTGCTGCACGTCAACGGCTCGCTCTACGACTCCGCACGCTTCACCGGCACCCCGTTCGGCGGGCTGGTGCTCAAACCCCTCACCCGGGCGGCCGAACAGGCCCTCGGGTGGGGCTGGACCTTCGGCACGCTGCTGCTGGTCGCCGCCCTCGGGGTGATCGCCGCCCGCAACCTGCCCCGGCCGCTCGGCAGACGGACGTCGCTGCTCGCCGCCCCCGTCGCGACCAGCCTGCTCATGCTGTCGCTGCCCGTGCGCAACGCGTTCTGGCTCGGCCAGACCGGCATCATCACGGTCCTGCTCGTCGCCCTCGGCTGCTTCGTCGCCCGGGACTGGCGGACCGCCGGCGTCCTCATCGGCGTGGCCGCCGCCCTGCAGCCCGCGGTCCTGCTCTTCGCCGCCCTGCTCTGGTTCACCGGCCGCCGCCGCGCCGCGGCCGCCTCCGGGGCCGCCTTCGCCGGCCTCACGCTGCTCACCTGGGCGGCCATGCCGCGCGACTCGTACATCTACTGGGTGCACCACATGGCGGGCGCCGGCCTCGGCGGCGAGGCGGACGCCCTCGCCAACCAGTCCCTGCACGGCGCCCTGCTGCGCCTCGGCCTCGCCGGGCCGCTGGAGATCGGTCTGTTCCTGTCGCTCGGCGCGGCGGTCGCGGTCCTCGGCGTGCGCCGGGCGGTCCGCTACGCACGCGACGGCCAGCTGCTCCTCGCGGTCGCCGTGACGGGCTGCGCGGCGATCGCCGTCTCGCCCACCACCTGGCAGCACCAACTGCTGTGGGTGCTGCCGGCGGTGGTCGGCCGGGTCGGCCGGCGCGCCGCCGACCGCTATGTCTGGCCGGTGGCGGTCATCGTGGTGATGACGCTCCCCGGGGCCATGCTGCTGCCGCACATGGCCGCCCTGTTCCCGCTGCGCGACAACGCGGTGCTGCTGGCCGCGGTCGCCGCCGCCACGGTCGTCCCGTTCCTGTCGCGGACGTCCCCTCGCTACCGGACGCCGATTCCGGCGGAGCAGACCCCGCCGGTTCCCGCGCGCTTGGGGCGCGTGCCGCTGCTGCCGTTCCTCGAACGCGTCCTGACCCGCCCCAACCTGCTGTTGGAGCTGCTGCTGATCCGTGTCACCTACGCGGCCTACCAGCGGGTCCGGCTGGCGGCGACCGGCGGCACGAACTCCGGCGGGCGGGCGCGCGCGGAGACGCACGGACAGCAGATCCTCGACATCGAGCGGTTCCTGCACCTCGACGTGGAGCGCGCGGTCAACCACTGGGTGACCGGCGTCGGTTGGCTGCGGGACTTCTTCGACTTCTACTACACGTCCTTCCACTTCGTCGTCCCGCTGACCCTCCTCGCGGTGCTGTACGTGCGCCGCCCGGCCGACTACCGCTGGGCCCGCGCGTCCCTCGGCTTCGCGACCCTGCTGGCCCTCGTCGGCTTCTGGCTCTACCCGCTGGCCCCGCCCCGCCTGATGCCCGGCCTGGGCGTCATCGACACGGTGCACGGCGTCCAGGACTTCTCCAAGCCGGACTACGGCACCCTCACCGCGCTCACCAACCAGTACGCGGCGATGCCGTCCCTGCACTTCGGCTGGTCCCTGTGGTGCGGGCTGGTCATCGCGATCGTCGCCCGGAGACGGTGGGTGAAGGCCCTCGGCCTGCTGCACCCGCTCCTCACCGTCTCGTCCATCGTGACCACCGGCAACCACTGGGTGCTGGACGCGGCCGGCGGCGCCACGGTGGTGCTGGCCGGCTTCGCCCTGTCCTACCTCCTGATGGGCCCCCGGGCGCAGGCCGCCACGGCGGCGACGGCGGCGGCGACGGCGAGGACGGCGATGACGGGCTCGGCGGCGGAGGCCGAAGTCGGGTCGGAGGCCGAAGTCGGGTCGGAGGTCGAGGCGGAGGCGGCGGCGAGGGGGAGGAGGGCGGCCGAGCCGGTGCGGGTGTCCCGGAAGGACCCGGCGCCGAGGTGA
- a CDS encoding acyltransferase: protein MISIPGAGRDRLPSLTGLRFWAALLVVLYHLSRQAGKVPGVSDAVWYGRSGVTFFFVLSGVVLAWTYDGANVPARVFFWRRFARIWPLLVVGVAASVAAYLYMDRAVSAKAVVANLLLVHAWFPQRVINAGGNPAAWSLSDEAFFYLAFPVLLTLLAGRRARVWVWTAVGVTCAALVLWPVLSGLPPATRSWALDYLPLTRFLQFVLGVVAGLALKRGWRPPVSLPVAAGLVVAWHLVLLPWSRAVPDALWYSPYSASQLLSAPVFAVLICAAARADLDGRRTGLGGTWMIRLGHWSFAWYLLHEIVLRLAVFRWGKPAPGGDTLVFWAGVLVTSLALAAVAYHCVEHPAERRLRRLVGGRPSAPARPSSDVAGTAAR, encoded by the coding sequence TTGATCTCCATACCGGGAGCCGGTCGCGATCGGCTGCCCTCGCTCACGGGGCTGCGTTTCTGGGCGGCTCTGCTCGTCGTGCTCTACCACCTGTCCCGGCAGGCGGGGAAGGTGCCGGGGGTGAGCGACGCCGTCTGGTACGGGCGCAGCGGCGTCACGTTCTTCTTCGTGCTGTCGGGTGTCGTCCTCGCCTGGACGTACGACGGCGCGAACGTGCCCGCCCGGGTCTTCTTCTGGCGGCGCTTCGCCCGGATCTGGCCGCTGCTCGTGGTAGGCGTCGCGGCGTCCGTGGCCGCGTACCTGTACATGGACCGCGCCGTGTCGGCCAAGGCCGTGGTCGCGAACCTGCTGCTGGTGCACGCGTGGTTCCCGCAGCGGGTCATCAACGCGGGCGGCAACCCGGCGGCCTGGTCACTCAGCGACGAGGCCTTCTTCTACCTGGCCTTCCCCGTTCTGCTGACCCTCCTCGCGGGCCGGCGTGCCCGGGTGTGGGTCTGGACCGCGGTCGGCGTCACCTGCGCGGCCCTCGTGCTGTGGCCGGTCCTGTCCGGTCTGCCGCCCGCCACCCGGAGCTGGGCGCTCGACTACCTGCCGCTGACCCGTTTCCTGCAGTTCGTGCTGGGCGTGGTGGCCGGGCTGGCGCTCAAGCGCGGCTGGCGGCCTCCCGTGTCGCTGCCGGTGGCCGCCGGACTCGTCGTCGCCTGGCACCTCGTCCTGCTCCCCTGGTCGAGGGCGGTGCCGGACGCCCTCTGGTACAGCCCCTACTCCGCCTCCCAGTTGCTCTCCGCGCCCGTCTTCGCGGTCCTGATCTGCGCCGCCGCCCGTGCCGACCTGGACGGCCGGCGCACGGGGCTGGGCGGGACCTGGATGATCAGGCTCGGGCACTGGTCGTTCGCCTGGTACCTCCTCCACGAGATCGTGCTCCGCCTGGCCGTCTTCCGCTGGGGCAAGCCCGCTCCCGGCGGCGACACGCTCGTGTTCTGGGCCGGTGTCCTGGTCACCAGCCTGGCCCTGGCCGCCGTGGCCTACCACTGCGTCGAGCACCCCGCGGAACGCCGGCTTCGGCGTCTCGTGGGGGGCCGGCCCTCCGCACCCGCCCGCCCGTCCTCGGACGTGGCGGGGACCGCCGCCCGCTGA
- a CDS encoding steroid 3-ketoacyl-CoA thiolase, with the protein MAAEPVIVEAVRTPIGKRGGALANLHPAYLLGETYRELLGRTGIPADAVEQIVGGTVTHAGEQSMNPARTAWLTMGLPYETAATTVDCQCGSSQQASHMTANMIAAGVIDVGISCGVEAMSRVPLGSGSKHGPGKPFPDEWNVDLPNQFEAAERIARHRGLTRTDVDELGVLSQTRAATAWSEERFKRETFSVQVPTTEDEQAAGQGMWRLVDRDEGLRDTSLDALAGLKPVMPTAIHTAGNSSQISDGAAAIMWASKRMARALKLKPRARIVAQALVGANPHFHLDGPIDATRAVLGKAGMTLKDIDLVEINEAFASVVLSWTKVFDADLSKVNVNGGAIALGHPVGATGARLITTALHELERTDKEFALITMCAGGALATGTIIQRL; encoded by the coding sequence ATGGCCGCCGAACCCGTGATCGTGGAAGCAGTCCGCACCCCCATCGGCAAGCGCGGCGGCGCGCTAGCCAACCTGCACCCCGCCTATCTCCTGGGCGAGACGTACCGCGAACTCCTCGGCCGCACCGGCATCCCCGCCGACGCCGTGGAACAGATCGTCGGCGGCACGGTGACCCACGCCGGCGAACAGTCCATGAACCCCGCCCGCACCGCCTGGCTGACGATGGGCCTCCCCTACGAGACGGCGGCGACGACGGTCGACTGCCAGTGTGGCTCATCGCAGCAGGCCTCGCACATGACGGCGAACATGATCGCGGCGGGCGTGATCGACGTCGGCATCAGCTGCGGCGTCGAGGCGATGAGCCGTGTCCCGCTCGGCTCGGGCTCGAAGCACGGCCCGGGAAAACCGTTCCCGGACGAGTGGAACGTCGACCTCCCCAACCAGTTCGAGGCGGCGGAACGCATAGCGCGCCACCGCGGCCTGACGCGTACGGACGTGGACGAGCTGGGCGTCCTCTCCCAGACCCGGGCGGCGACGGCCTGGTCGGAGGAACGCTTCAAGCGCGAGACCTTCTCCGTGCAGGTCCCCACCACGGAGGACGAACAGGCGGCGGGCCAGGGCATGTGGCGCCTGGTCGACCGCGACGAGGGCCTGCGCGACACCTCGCTGGACGCTCTGGCGGGCCTCAAGCCCGTGATGCCGACGGCGATCCACACGGCCGGCAACTCGTCGCAGATCAGCGACGGCGCGGCGGCGATCATGTGGGCGTCGAAACGGATGGCACGCGCCCTGAAGCTCAAGCCGAGGGCGCGGATCGTCGCCCAGGCCCTGGTGGGCGCGAACCCCCACTTCCACCTGGACGGCCCGATCGACGCGACGAGGGCCGTCCTCGGCAAGGCGGGCATGACCCTGAAGGACATCGACCTGGTCGAGATCAACGAGGCGTTCGCGTCGGTGGTGCTGAGCTGGACGAAGGTCTTCGACGCCGACCTGTCCAAGGTCAACGTCAACGGCGGCGCGATCGCCCTCGGCCACCCGGTCGGCGCGACGGGCGCCCGCCTGATCACCACGGCCCTGCACGAACTGGAGCGCACGGACAAGGAGTTCGCCCTGATCACCATGTGCGCAGGCGGCGCCCTGGCAACAGGCACGATCATCCAACGGCTGTAA